One region of Erwinia tracheiphila genomic DNA includes:
- a CDS encoding IS91 family transposase, whose translation MYIPRPAKLLFTTDDAWNRYMDKHGDTLSPWTVLCVERMLACGTAAMGVKRYCCASPDCTHTRFFCQTCKSKGCSSCGHKATEQWITEQQQILPDCDWQHITFTMPHLLWPFFNNNWPLLNALFRAATRAMLRWARKQGVEVGIFCALHTYGRQLNQHPHIHLSVTRGGLDIKHGVWRDLFFKKHAVEEIWRGAVIRLLRHSYDLINPGRLPGLGHIHDKKQWLRYLQAQYGRRWKVHFAKKTRGAWRSVKYLGRYLKRPPVSAAKLRHYSGGAVVHHYYDHRTQQYRQQTLTQEDMIGRYISHIPAKHFKMVRYYGFLSNRKRGSLLPKVYEALEMEARKKPEKPGFAALMKEFLRTDPYKCILCGNRLRFSSAQAGRHASELVAERLHNIDRKRWLLAQTAG comes from the coding sequence ATGTATATCCCGCGCCCGGCAAAACTGCTGTTCACCACTGATGACGCCTGGAACCGGTATATGGATAAACACGGGGACACCCTCAGCCCCTGGACCGTACTCTGCGTCGAGCGCATGCTCGCCTGCGGCACTGCTGCCATGGGGGTGAAGCGATACTGCTGCGCCTCCCCGGACTGCACCCACACCCGCTTCTTCTGCCAGACCTGTAAATCAAAAGGCTGCAGCTCCTGCGGACATAAGGCCACGGAGCAGTGGATTACAGAGCAACAGCAAATTCTGCCCGACTGCGACTGGCAGCATATCACCTTCACCATGCCCCATCTGCTGTGGCCCTTTTTCAACAATAACTGGCCTCTGCTCAATGCCCTGTTCCGCGCAGCCACCCGCGCCATGCTCCGCTGGGCCAGAAAACAGGGTGTGGAAGTCGGTATCTTCTGCGCCCTGCACACCTACGGTCGCCAGCTCAACCAGCATCCCCACATTCATCTCTCCGTCACCCGCGGCGGGCTTGATATTAAACACGGCGTATGGCGCGACCTCTTCTTTAAAAAGCATGCCGTGGAGGAAATCTGGCGCGGAGCCGTCATCCGGCTGCTGCGCCACAGCTATGACCTGATTAACCCCGGCAGGCTGCCGGGGCTGGGGCATATCCACGACAAAAAACAGTGGCTGCGCTATCTGCAGGCGCAGTACGGGCGCCGCTGGAAGGTCCACTTCGCGAAGAAGACCCGGGGGGCCTGGCGGAGCGTCAAATATCTGGGCCGGTACCTGAAACGGCCCCCCGTGTCGGCGGCGAAGCTGAGGCACTACAGCGGCGGCGCGGTGGTGCACCACTATTACGACCACCGTACGCAGCAGTACCGGCAGCAGACGCTGACGCAGGAAGATATGATCGGACGTTATATCAGCCATATCCCGGCGAAGCATTTTAAGATGGTGCGTTATTACGGTTTTTTATCAAACCGTAAACGGGGTAGCCTGCTGCCGAAGGTGTATGAAGCCCTGGAGATGGAAGCGCGGAAAAAACCGGAGAAGCCCGGCTTCGCCGCGCTGATGAAAGAATTTCTGCGCACGGATCCGTACAAATGCATTCTGTGCGGCAACCGACTGCGCTTCAGCAGTGCGCAGGCCGGGAGGCACGCGTCGGAGTTGGTGGCAGAAAGACTGCATAACATCGACCGGAAACGATGGCTTCTGGCACAGACTGCGGGATAA
- the sufE gene encoding cysteine desulfuration protein SufE, translating into MASLPDREKLVRNFGRCADWEEKYLYVIELGALLPELPEWAHTDENIISGCQSQVWILMTIDENHRVILNGDSDAAIVKGLIAVVFVLYQQMTADEILTFDVRPWFEQLALVQHLTPSRSQGLEAMIRAIRQKAQAVIEN; encoded by the coding sequence ATGGCAAGCCTGCCAGATAGAGAAAAACTGGTACGCAACTTTGGCCGTTGCGCTGACTGGGAAGAAAAGTATCTGTATGTGATTGAACTGGGTGCACTCTTACCCGAACTGCCTGAATGGGCACACACCGATGAAAACATCATTTCTGGTTGCCAGAGCCAGGTCTGGATCCTGATGACCATCGATGAGAATCATCGGGTGATACTTAATGGTGACAGCGATGCTGCTATCGTTAAGGGCCTTATTGCCGTTGTTTTTGTCTTATACCAACAGATGACCGCGGACGAAATTCTTACTTTTGATGTTCGCCCGTGGTTTGAACAACTGGCCCTGGTTCAGCATCTGACACCGTCACGTTCACAGGGACTTGAAGCGATGATACGCGCCATTCGCCAGAAAGCGCAGGCCGTCATCGAAAACTAA
- a CDS encoding major outer membrane lipoprotein, translated as MNRTKLVLGAVILGSTLLAGCSSNAKIDQLSTDVQTLNAKVDQLSNDVNAIRSDVQAAKDDAARANQRLDNQAHSYRK; from the coding sequence ATGAATCGTACTAAACTGGTACTGGGCGCAGTGATACTGGGTTCAACTCTGCTGGCTGGTTGCTCAAGCAATGCTAAAATCGACCAGCTGTCTACCGACGTTCAGACTCTGAACGCGAAAGTTGACCAGCTGAGCAACGATGTGAACGCAATCCGTTCTGACGTTCAGGCTGCTAAAGATGACGCAGCTCGTGCTAACCAGCGTCTGGACAACCAGGCTCACTCTTACCGTAAGTAA
- the tnpB gene encoding IS66 family insertion sequence element accessory protein TnpB (TnpB, as the term is used for proteins encoded by IS66 family insertion elements, is considered an accessory protein, since TnpC, encoded by a neighboring gene, is a DDE family transposase.) codes for MRIWLVAGVTDMRRSFNGPGEQIQSVLDENPHSGHIFIFRGRKGDMVKVLWADHDGMNLYTKRLEEGHFVWTSAQDGKISLTRSQLALLPERFDWRQPVRQKRTNLLNML; via the coding sequence ATGCGTATCTGGCTGGTCGCTGGTGTAACCGATATGCGACGAAGCTTCAATGGCCCTGGTGAACAGATACAAAGTGTTCTGGATGAAAATCCTCACTCAGGTCACATCTTCATCTTCCGGGGGCGTAAAGGCGATATGGTGAAAGTGCTCTGGGCCGACCACGACGGGATGAACCTGTATACCAAACGCCTGGAAGAGGGTCACTTTGTCTGGACTTCAGCTCAGGACGGAAAAATATCACTTACCCGCAGCCAGCTGGCTCTTCTGCCTGAGCGGTTCGACTGGCGACAACCCGTTCGTCAGAAACGCACTAACCTGCTGAACATGTTGTAA
- a CDS encoding IS481 family transposase, with protein MIHTNNPIIKHKAGLLNLAEELGNVSKACKIMGVSRDTFYRYQELAAEGGIDALINQNRRVPNLKNRADEATERAVVEYAVEFPAHGQHRTSNELRKKGVFISGSGVRSIWQRHDLENFRKRLKALEEKVAREGIVLTDAQIAALEKKAHDDEASGEIETAHPGYLGSQDTFYVGNLKGVGRIYQQTFVDTYSKVAHCKLYTSKTPITAADLLNDRVLPFYEAQGLPMLRILTDRGTEYCGKVEQHDYQLYLAINDIDHTKTKAMSPQTNGICERFHKTILQDFYQVTFRKKLYEDLESLQTDLDNGLWHYNNERTHQGKMCCGRTPMATLLDGKRVWAEKNLNQM; from the coding sequence ATGATTCATACTAACAATCCCATCATCAAACACAAAGCCGGCCTGCTCAATCTCGCCGAAGAACTCGGTAACGTATCAAAAGCCTGCAAGATCATGGGCGTGTCACGCGACACGTTTTACCGTTATCAGGAACTGGCTGCTGAAGGCGGCATCGATGCGCTGATTAACCAGAACCGCCGCGTCCCCAACCTGAAGAACCGCGCCGACGAAGCCACTGAACGCGCTGTTGTTGAATATGCCGTTGAGTTCCCGGCCCACGGGCAACACCGGACCAGTAATGAGCTGCGTAAAAAAGGCGTGTTTATCTCCGGTAGCGGCGTGCGCTCCATCTGGCAACGGCACGACCTGGAGAACTTCCGTAAACGCCTGAAGGCACTTGAGGAAAAGGTCGCCAGAGAAGGCATCGTGCTTACCGACGCTCAAATCGCAGCGCTGGAGAAGAAGGCCCACGATGACGAGGCCAGCGGAGAAATCGAAACTGCTCACCCGGGTTATCTCGGGTCGCAGGACACCTTCTACGTGGGCAATCTGAAAGGTGTGGGTCGTATCTACCAGCAGACGTTCGTGGATACGTACTCGAAAGTGGCACACTGCAAGCTGTATACGAGTAAAACGCCGATCACCGCCGCAGACCTGCTCAATGATCGCGTACTGCCGTTCTACGAGGCTCAGGGACTGCCGATGCTGAGGATCCTGACCGACAGGGGAACGGAGTACTGTGGTAAGGTGGAGCAGCATGATTACCAGCTGTATCTGGCCATCAACGATATCGACCATACAAAAACGAAGGCGATGTCTCCGCAGACGAACGGCATCTGCGAGCGCTTCCATAAAACTATTTTGCAGGATTTTTATCAGGTTACGTTCCGTAAGAAGTTATACGAAGACCTGGAGAGCCTGCAAACGGATCTGGACAACGGGTTGTGGCATTACAATAATGAGCGAACTCATCAGGGAAAAATGTGCTGCGGGCGTACGCCAATGGCCACGTTACTTGATGGTAAACGAGTCTGGGCAGAAAAAAATCTGAACCAGATGTAA